One genomic region from Spirosoma sp. KCTC 42546 encodes:
- a CDS encoding TatD family hydrolase, translated as MDFMDSIRGMSFFDMHVHMTSRTTDDYQAMADAGVVAVVEPAFWLGQPRTGVDSFRDYFASLVGWERFRASQFGIRHYCTIGLNSKEANQEELAEQVMEILPLFIYKEGVVGVGEIGFDDQTPAEDKYYRAQLELAREAGLPVQIHTPHRDKKQGTSRSMDIAIEHGIDPGMVIVDHNNEETVREVLDRGFWAGFTIYPFTKMGNERMVEVVKQYGPERIMINSAADWGISDPLAVPKTAALMKQRGISDEAIKLVTFTNALTAFAQSGQISLDDLTQPIGIDQSQRYNGSSVLRGGQAPRVDKESTIIK; from the coding sequence ATGGATTTTATGGATTCCATTCGGGGCATGTCGTTTTTCGATATGCACGTTCACATGACCTCCCGAACAACTGATGATTATCAGGCTATGGCCGACGCAGGCGTCGTTGCAGTCGTTGAACCTGCTTTCTGGCTGGGCCAGCCCCGCACGGGTGTCGACTCATTCCGGGATTATTTTGCCAGTCTGGTTGGGTGGGAGCGCTTTCGGGCCTCGCAGTTTGGTATCCGGCACTATTGTACCATCGGACTGAACTCCAAAGAAGCGAATCAGGAAGAATTAGCCGAGCAGGTTATGGAAATCCTGCCGTTGTTCATCTATAAAGAAGGCGTAGTAGGGGTAGGTGAAATAGGCTTTGATGACCAGACCCCCGCCGAGGATAAATACTACCGGGCGCAACTGGAACTGGCACGGGAAGCGGGCCTACCTGTCCAGATTCACACGCCCCACCGCGACAAAAAACAGGGCACCAGCCGGAGTATGGACATTGCCATTGAGCATGGAATTGATCCTGGTATGGTCATCGTTGATCACAACAATGAGGAAACGGTGCGCGAAGTACTTGATCGGGGATTCTGGGCTGGATTTACGATTTATCCGTTTACCAAAATGGGGAACGAACGTATGGTAGAAGTTGTAAAGCAGTACGGGCCTGAGCGTATTATGATCAACTCGGCCGCCGATTGGGGCATTAGCGATCCACTTGCCGTCCCGAAAACGGCTGCTCTGATGAAACAACGCGGTATTTCGGACGAAGCTATTAAACTGGTTACGTTCACCAACGCCTTAACCGCCTTTGCTCAAAGTGGTCAAATCAGTCTGGACGATCTAACACAACCGATTGGTATTGACCAAAGCCAGCGTTACAACGGCAGTTCCGTATTGCGCGGAGGTCAGGCACCGCGGGTAGACAAGGAATCAACGATAATTAAATGA
- a CDS encoding DUF4136 domain-containing protein, whose amino-acid sequence MNMLQQRKSGKGSLWAILLLLTAVGGLTSCRENAVNDLSPADSPVYITNYDRSINFGQYKTFSLPDSVIVESNDAYATAQTTISNQFVSNVANALTTRGFKRVTKGDSADLGVAIIRVNNQYTGIASNPYSYYSSYWGYGGLGGYGYSPYYPSYYTYQVTDQYWEIQIVDLKNRATTSDGQQQLNVIYDATIRGTDITDTQAVDLATTAIFNQSPYLQVTQ is encoded by the coding sequence ATGAATATGCTTCAACAACGCAAGTCAGGAAAAGGGAGCCTTTGGGCGATACTACTGCTACTAACGGCAGTTGGGGGGTTAACTTCCTGCCGCGAAAATGCAGTCAATGATTTAAGCCCTGCCGATAGTCCGGTCTATATTACCAACTATGATCGCTCCATCAACTTCGGTCAGTATAAAACGTTCAGTTTGCCCGATTCGGTTATTGTAGAGTCGAATGATGCCTATGCTACTGCACAAACTACTATTTCAAACCAGTTTGTATCGAACGTGGCCAATGCGCTAACCACACGCGGATTCAAGCGGGTAACAAAAGGTGATAGCGCCGATTTGGGTGTGGCTATTATTCGGGTGAACAATCAGTACACGGGCATTGCATCTAATCCGTACTCCTACTATTCAAGCTATTGGGGATACGGGGGGTTGGGGGGCTATGGGTATTCGCCTTATTATCCCAGTTATTACACCTATCAGGTTACTGACCAATACTGGGAAATTCAGATTGTTGACCTGAAAAATCGGGCGACTACGAGTGATGGCCAGCAACAACTAAATGTTATCTATGATGCTACAATCCGGGGTACCGATATCACGGATACGCAGGCCGTCGATCTGGCAACCACGGCCATTTTCAATCAATCGCCTTATTTGCAGGTAACCCAATAG
- a CDS encoding OmpW family outer membrane protein, whose protein sequence is MKRLIVLIALFGLTTSAWAQYKNEYNPESSIYDRYVTFNISARYGVSFPMGGQQSYVDKVSPTNLALDAEWLFPKRFSIGLKTGYQYTKQRLPRQVYQYDDQSISAVQTRTLSMIPAMISLSYYFSDNAAAIRPYVQMAGGGAFVDYTNYFGPLADQKSGFKGALAPAIGLKYYGRREQGLGAEIQAQYQNVFFNYDLLKNSAPSLMLSAGIVYRWY, encoded by the coding sequence ATGAAACGGCTTATCGTACTAATCGCCCTGTTTGGTCTGACAACGTCGGCCTGGGCGCAATATAAAAACGAATACAACCCGGAATCATCCATTTATGACCGGTACGTCACCTTCAACATTTCAGCTCGCTATGGCGTCTCGTTCCCAATGGGCGGACAACAGAGCTACGTCGACAAGGTGTCGCCGACGAACCTCGCGCTGGATGCCGAATGGTTATTCCCTAAACGCTTCTCAATCGGTTTAAAGACGGGTTATCAATACACAAAGCAACGGTTGCCGAGACAAGTGTATCAATATGACGACCAGTCTATTTCGGCGGTTCAAACCCGAACCTTATCTATGATTCCGGCTATGATTTCATTGTCGTACTACTTTTCGGATAACGCAGCAGCCATTAGGCCATATGTGCAGATGGCGGGAGGGGGCGCTTTTGTGGATTACACCAATTATTTTGGTCCGCTTGCCGACCAGAAAAGTGGCTTTAAAGGGGCGCTTGCACCCGCTATTGGGCTGAAATATTATGGCCGCCGGGAGCAGGGATTGGGTGCCGAAATTCAGGCGCAATATCAGAATGTGTTCTTCAATTATGACTTGCTGAAGAACTCAGCTCCCTCATTGATGCTGTCAGCCGGGATTGTGTATCGGTGGTATTAA
- a CDS encoding EboA domain-containing protein: MNISQMSQTLFYLIEQQPNSEKAVNYLRQQADAFHTSPQVSAFYRVFTALPRFVGKQLLEVPSDMAFALERLRPGFTVTGWTIDRLARVWWLLQLPADDQATYVSTISQLFKAAEMNELVALYSSLPVLAHPEAWKFQATEGIRNNIADVQSAIMLHNPYPADYFDEAAWNQLVMKAFFTDKDVTQITGLSERNNARLAKTLADFAAERRAAGRSLPAHMEELMN, translated from the coding sequence ATGAATATTTCCCAGATGAGCCAAACGCTGTTTTATCTGATTGAACAGCAACCCAACTCCGAAAAAGCGGTTAATTATCTGCGGCAGCAGGCCGATGCCTTTCATACCAGTCCGCAGGTCTCCGCGTTCTATAGGGTGTTTACCGCCCTGCCTCGTTTTGTGGGGAAACAGTTACTGGAGGTCCCCTCAGATATGGCTTTCGCTCTTGAGCGCCTTCGACCGGGCTTTACGGTTACGGGCTGGACAATCGACCGACTGGCACGGGTGTGGTGGCTGCTTCAGCTTCCGGCCGATGATCAGGCTACCTATGTGAGTACCATTAGCCAGTTGTTTAAAGCCGCAGAAATGAACGAGTTAGTGGCACTTTATTCATCGCTACCCGTATTGGCGCACCCTGAAGCGTGGAAATTTCAGGCAACGGAAGGCATTCGAAACAACATTGCCGATGTGCAATCAGCCATTATGCTGCACAATCCGTACCCCGCTGATTACTTCGATGAAGCCGCCTGGAATCAACTGGTTATGAAAGCATTTTTCACCGATAAAGACGTTACGCAGATTACCGGATTAAGCGAACGCAATAACGCCCGACTCGCTAAAACGTTGGCTGATTTTGCTGCCGAACGCCGAGCTGCCGGGCGTAGTTTGCCTGCCCATATGGAGGAGTTGATGAATTAG
- a CDS encoding SGNH/GDSL hydrolase family protein, translated as MKKTILLAVAFIYFTNLCVFAQQATDYVWWNPAQATTPVIEGQAWSGKAIQNPYDRLPTQAEKSVRKEVWNLSHNAAGLLIRFRASTDQIMVRYVVTGKQALPHMPATGVSGVDLYAINSDGDALWCAGKYTFGDTIQYRFTGLEPNDTYHQKGREYRLYLPLYNSVKWLEIGVPTSVTLTPLPVRADKPIVVYGTSIAQGACASRPGMAWTSILGRKLDRPVINLGFSGNGRLEKEVVDLLPEIDAKLYVLDCLPNLVATVGIKPDEIKTRIIESVKALRRQKPTTPILLVEHAGYTEGSLNPTRRQLYTDVNELMQQAFAQLKSEGIQKLYLLPKSAINLSNDAMVDGTHPTDLGMQQYADAYERSIRPILNEPVGDVSTMKPLTQYRDARSYDWETRHLAILARLKSNPPRIVFFGNSITHFWGGEPKIDRASGVDSWNSILEPLGVQNMGYGWDRIENVLWRVYHGELDGYSPAQIVIMIGTNNLQFNTDAEIADGLGFLVRAMQARQPNAEILLIGLLPRRQMEPRITALNQRIAQVAGEVNATFIQPGTIFLKSDGKIDEAFFSDGLHPNAEGYRQLAAKLVPSLKAVEVAPVPKGRKK; from the coding sequence ATGAAAAAAACAATACTACTTGCAGTTGCATTCATTTATTTCACGAACCTATGCGTTTTTGCTCAGCAGGCAACTGATTACGTCTGGTGGAACCCTGCTCAGGCCACTACGCCTGTGATTGAAGGGCAAGCCTGGTCTGGTAAAGCAATCCAGAATCCATATGATCGGTTGCCCACTCAGGCCGAAAAAAGTGTACGGAAAGAAGTCTGGAACTTATCGCACAACGCAGCAGGTCTACTGATCCGGTTCAGAGCCAGCACCGATCAGATCATGGTTCGGTATGTTGTAACTGGGAAACAGGCATTGCCCCATATGCCCGCTACGGGTGTTAGTGGCGTCGATTTATATGCCATTAACAGCGATGGCGATGCGCTTTGGTGCGCAGGCAAGTACACCTTTGGCGATACCATTCAGTACCGATTTACCGGCCTCGAACCCAATGACACCTACCATCAGAAAGGACGCGAATACCGTTTGTATCTGCCCCTATACAATTCCGTTAAATGGCTAGAAATTGGCGTACCCACTAGCGTAACCCTCACTCCTCTGCCCGTTCGAGCCGATAAGCCAATTGTAGTCTACGGCACGTCGATTGCCCAGGGTGCCTGTGCATCGCGACCGGGTATGGCCTGGACATCTATTCTAGGGCGAAAGCTGGATCGGCCCGTTATCAATCTGGGTTTTTCGGGCAATGGTCGACTGGAAAAAGAAGTGGTTGATCTCCTGCCCGAGATCGACGCGAAACTGTACGTGCTGGATTGCCTCCCGAACTTAGTTGCAACGGTTGGCATTAAACCCGACGAGATAAAAACCCGGATCATCGAATCGGTAAAAGCCCTCCGGCGGCAAAAACCGACCACCCCGATTCTATTAGTCGAACACGCGGGCTATACAGAAGGCAGCCTGAACCCAACCCGACGGCAACTGTATACAGACGTAAATGAACTGATGCAGCAGGCGTTTGCCCAATTGAAAAGCGAAGGTATCCAGAAACTGTATCTGCTGCCCAAATCAGCCATTAATCTATCCAACGATGCCATGGTGGATGGCACTCACCCCACAGATTTGGGCATGCAGCAATATGCTGACGCCTACGAACGTAGCATTCGCCCGATCCTAAATGAACCGGTTGGTGACGTTTCTACGATGAAGCCCCTGACCCAATACCGCGATGCGCGCAGCTACGATTGGGAAACCCGCCATCTGGCCATTTTGGCACGACTGAAAAGCAATCCTCCGCGCATTGTTTTCTTCGGCAACTCCATCACGCATTTCTGGGGTGGCGAACCGAAAATAGACCGGGCGTCTGGCGTTGATAGCTGGAACAGCATCCTGGAGCCGCTGGGTGTTCAGAATATGGGTTATGGCTGGGATCGCATCGAGAATGTGTTGTGGCGAGTATATCATGGTGAACTTGATGGCTACTCTCCAGCGCAGATCGTTATCATGATTGGCACGAACAATCTCCAATTCAACACCGATGCCGAGATTGCCGACGGCCTTGGCTTTCTGGTACGCGCTATGCAGGCTCGCCAGCCCAACGCAGAAATTTTACTGATTGGCCTATTGCCGCGCAGGCAAATGGAGCCCCGCATTACTGCTCTGAATCAACGCATTGCGCAGGTGGCAGGCGAAGTAAACGCTACGTTCATTCAGCCGGGCACTATATTTCTAAAGTCGGATGGAAAAATTGATGAGGCTTTTTTTAGCGATGGTTTACATCCAAATGCCGAAGGTTACCGGCAATTAGCCGCCAAGCTAGTGCCTTCGTTGAAAGCTGTTGAGGTAGCGCCAGTTCCTAAAGGCAGAAAAAAATAA
- a CDS encoding IS982 family transposase yields MSEKVVAIYCFLDDYFIEVGKNQGSVKPQTTPKVSDSIVLTTAIISAPFFGGNQASAMLYMADKQGIVMLEKSAFNRRLHRLATTLSALFYYLADFFKALNLSGEYLIDSFPVAVCDNIRIGRSRLVKGEEYRGKIASKRRFFFGFRVQLITTRDKQPVQFFILPGSYVDVTALQMMHLTLPAGSEVYGDSGYTDYEQEDLYAEGEEVNLRIQRKSNSQRPDQAWEAAYKKQLRQRIEQAFSQITMRFPKKIHAVTEAGFLIKIVLFLIAYTLETNL; encoded by the coding sequence ATGTCTGAGAAAGTAGTGGCAATTTATTGCTTTTTGGATGATTATTTCATCGAAGTGGGCAAAAATCAGGGGAGTGTAAAACCCCAGACAACTCCTAAAGTTAGCGACAGTATCGTGTTGACAACCGCCATCATATCGGCCCCTTTCTTTGGTGGCAATCAAGCCTCGGCTATGCTCTACATGGCTGATAAGCAAGGTATTGTCATGCTTGAGAAATCGGCGTTCAATCGTCGTCTTCACCGCCTGGCGACCACACTGAGTGCCTTGTTCTACTATCTGGCTGATTTTTTCAAAGCACTCAATCTGAGCGGAGAATACCTGATCGATTCGTTTCCTGTGGCAGTTTGTGACAACATCCGCATTGGCCGATCGCGGTTAGTCAAAGGGGAGGAATATCGAGGGAAGATTGCGTCGAAGCGTCGATTCTTTTTTGGCTTTCGTGTTCAACTCATCACCACCCGCGACAAGCAACCGGTTCAGTTTTTTATTCTGCCGGGTTCGTATGTGGATGTGACGGCGCTTCAGATGATGCATTTGACGTTGCCAGCAGGTAGCGAAGTCTATGGGGACTCGGGCTACACCGATTACGAGCAAGAGGATTTGTATGCTGAGGGTGAGGAGGTTAATTTAAGAATACAACGAAAAAGTAATAGCCAACGCCCCGATCAAGCTTGGGAAGCTGCTTACAAAAAGCAACTTCGCCAACGGATTGAGCAGGCCTTTAGCCAGATTACGATGCGATTTCCTAAGAAAATTCATGCCGTTACTGAAGCCGGTTTCCTTATTAAAATCGTGTTGTTTTTGATAGCCTATACCCTCGAAACAAACTTGTGA
- a CDS encoding DUF1330 domain-containing protein, translating into MLFITQLIYIIEGKEAVFHQFEDIAIPAISNYNGRLLLRVRPEASSFIEHTIDKPYEIHLVEFDSEQDFKNFMQDEERKKFLYLKEQSIKASILIQGTKL; encoded by the coding sequence ATGCTTTTTATCACGCAATTAATCTACATAATTGAAGGGAAGGAAGCGGTGTTTCATCAATTTGAGGACATTGCCATTCCAGCCATCTCAAATTACAACGGGCGGCTCTTACTACGGGTAAGACCCGAAGCCAGCTCATTTATTGAGCACACGATTGACAAACCCTATGAAATACATCTTGTAGAGTTTGACAGCGAACAGGATTTTAAAAACTTCATGCAGGACGAAGAGCGCAAGAAGTTTCTGTACTTAAAAGAACAATCCATAAAAGCATCAATCCTGATTCAGGGGACAAAGTTGTGA